One window from the genome of Strix uralensis isolate ZFMK-TIS-50842 chromosome 22, bStrUra1, whole genome shotgun sequence encodes:
- the SCRN2 gene encoding secernin-2, which translates to MAGWDPTPSSCDCFVALPPHTAAPAVIFGKNADRPRHEVQEILYVPAAVHRPGDKVQCTYLEIEQAERTHAVVLSRPAWLWGAEMGANEHGVCVGNEGVWTREPLGEDEALLGMDLVRLGLERGSSAREALEVITALLERYGQGGSCKEEPVPFVYHNTFLLADRTEAWVLETAGRYWAAQRIREGSRNISNQLSIGREITAEHAGLRQRARSQGWWSGDGEFSFAEVFSPMPQPARMEAAKARYHAGKELLRQHAGHITAETFMAILRDKASGICVDSEGFRTAGSMVSVLPRDPAVPCVHFFTATPDPSRSVFKPFVFVAGLKPVPQVRSPTFRDDPAKQIPRFQSAVDRRHQLYRRHQAALELMETDQERGQKLLQTLRDLEKQGLEGMNALLEGTVTPCPEELADLFFDCVEAEMKFYT; encoded by the exons ATGGCGGGGTGGGATCCCACACCCTCATCCTGCGACTGCTTCGTGGCGCTGCCGCCGCACACCGCGGCGCCCGCCGTCATCTTCGGCAAGAACGCCGACCGCCCGCGTCACGAGGTCCAGGAGATCCTCTACGTCCCCGCCGCCGTCCACCGTCCCGGAGACAAAGTCCAG tgCACCTACCTGGAGATCGAGCAGGCGGAGAGGACCCACGCGGTGGTGCTGAGCCGCCCCGCCTGGCTGTGGGGTGCCGAGATGGGCGCTAACGAACACGGTGTCTGCGTGGGCAACGAGGGTGTCTGGACCCGCGAGCCCCTCGGCGAGGACGAGGCGCTGCTGGGGATGGACCTGGTGAG GCTGGGGTTGGAGCGGGGCAGCTCGGCCCGGGAGGCTCTGGAGGTGATCACGGCGTTGCTGGAGCGTTACGGCCAAGGCGGGAGCTGCAAGGAGGAGCCGGTGCCCTTCGTCTACCACAACACCTTCCTGCTGGCTGACCGCACCGAGGCCTGGGTGCTGGAGACAGCCGGCCGGTACTGGGCGGCCCAGCGGATCCGAG AGGGCAGCCGCAACATCTCCAACCAGCTCAGCATCGGGAGGGAGATCACGGCCGAGCACGCGGGGCTGCGGCAGCGAGCCCGCAGCCAGGGCTGGTGGAGTGGTGACGGCGAGTTCAGCTTCGCTGAGGTTTTCTCCCCGATGCCGCAACCCGCTCGCATGGAGGCTGCCAAGGCCCGCTACCACGCCGGCAAGGAGCTGCTGCGGCAGCACGCag GTCACATCACGGCGGAGACGTTCATGGCCATCCTGCGGGACAAGGCCAGCGGGATCTGCGTGGACTCGGAGGGATTCCGCACGGCCGGCAGCATGGTGTCCGTGCTGCCCCGGGACCCCGCCGTGCCCTGCGTCCACTTCTTCACCGCCACCCCTGACCCCTCCAG GTCCGTCTTCAAGCCTTTTGTGTTCGTGGCCGGCCTCAAGCCCGTGCCGCAGGTGAGATCTCCCACCTTCCGGGACGACCCCGCCAAGCAAATCCCGCGGTTCCAGAGCGCGGTCGATCGGCGGCACCAGCTCTACCGCCGGCATCAGGCAGCGCTGGAGCTGATGGAGACGGACCAG GAGCGGGGCCAGAAGCTCCTGCAGACGCTGCGGGATCTGGAGAAGCAGGGCCTGGAGGGGATGAACGCGCTGCTGGAGGGGACGGTGACCCCCTGCCCGGAGGAACTGGCCGACCTCTTTTTCGACTGCGTGGAGGCAGAAATGAAGTTTTACACCTAA
- the SP6 gene encoding transcription factor Sp6, producing MLTAVCGSLGTQPSDAPRNSPSHLDLQPLQPFQPHGSSAAAGAADFTSPLPPPELPLAGPDATFATPGTYEPHGPPRLELPDDGPAAPGAYAKLLPAAPDMAHPYEPWFRPPHPGPPGEDGGVNWWDLHAGASWMELPPGQGGGLQVPGHPGLPPALGGYGGGEHQLCAPPTHLLPPPTQHLLGPEGAKALEGPPEPRGPEAEGSGRPKGARRAVPRGGGQAACRCPNCQEAERGGPCPEGVKRKHLHNCHIPGCGKAYAKTSHLKAHLRWHSGDRPFVCNWLFCGKRFTRSDELQRHLQTHTGAKKFACPVCGRVFMRSDHLGKHMKTHDGGKDGGEPEVKGAGDPSAGKGGKRESEGGNAAPTN from the coding sequence ATGCTCACAGCGGTCTGCGGCTCTTTGGGGACCCAGCCCTCCGACGCACCCCGCAACTCCCCGAGCCACCTGGACCTGCAGCCGCTGCAGCCCTTCCAACCCCACGGCAGCAGCGCCGCGGCGGGTGCCGCCGACTTcacctccccgctgccccccccggaGCTGCCGCTGGCGGGTCCCGACGCCACCTTCGCCACCCCCGGCACCTACGAGCCCCATGGCCCCCCGCGATTAGAGCTGCCCGACgacggccccgccgcccccggcgccTACGCCAAGCTGCTGCCGGCCGCCCCGGACATGGCGCATCCCTACGAGCCCTGGTTTCGGCCCCCCCATCCCGGTCCCCCCGGTGAGGATGGAGGCGTCAACTGGTGGGACCTCCACGCCGGAGCCAGCTGGATGGAGCTGCCCcccgggcagggtgggggtcTGCAGGTGCCCGGGCACCCTGGGCTGCCACCAGCCCTTGGGGGGTACGGCGGCGGGGAGCACCAGCTCTGCGCTCCCCCCACCCACCTGCTGCCCCCACCCACCCAGCATCTCCTGGGACCGGAGGGGGCGAAGGCGCTGGAGGGACCCCCCGAACCCCGTGGGCCGGAGGCGGAAGGCAGCGGGCGACCGAAAGGTGCCCGTCGTGCCgtgccgcggggcggggggcaagCGGCGTGTCGCTGCCCCAACTGCCAGGAGGCGGAAagggggggtccctgccccgAGGGGGTGAAACGCAAACACCTACACAACTGCCACATCCCCGGCTGCGGGAAGGCGTATGCCAAGACGTCCCACCTGAAAGCCCACCTGCGCTGGCACAGCGGCGACCGACCCTTCGTCTGCAACTGGCTCTTCTGCGGCAAACGCTTCACCCGCTCCGACGAGCTGCAGCGGCACCTCCAGACCCACACGGGCGCCAAGAAATTTGCCTGCCCCGTCTGCGGCCGCGTCTTCATGCGCAGCGACCACCTGGGCAAGCACATGAAGACGCACGATGGGGGCAAGGACGGGGGCGAACCCGAGGTCAAGGGCGCCGGGGACCCGTCGGCCGGCAAGGGAGGCAAGAGGGAGTCGGAGGGGGGTAACGCCGCCCCCACAAACTGA
- the LRRC46 gene encoding leucine-rich repeat-containing protein 46, translating to MVPPGSRVSLPYLGVPALIPPSSAVLSPPTPPARRLLPPIASAAFSLQRAVGPAQPPRHTHPMAQGRDKDTGHTPAMADLGETLLEDCDLTSPGVTLTDSLIVTRNLLVEPPRPESQSTELLSPSTLRLDRENIHAIGRLQSLREIHSLYLQQNQIEKIENLDCFPNLRFLSLAGNRIRRVENLQPLRQLRVLDLSHNQIQTLDPEELPRDLRLLDLTGNECTRQHGYRELVVGALPHLLQLDAHPIPGSVGEEEEEGGSSSSEDEDDELLSEPSCPFTAGQDFFADLHWELAGRSRQRRREALEEHRTRLEELEELRERRGLLPPPVRLSPGRDGAARVAAPASRRSQPRPQAKLGTQLPPLPGRGRQHPCLQPQRAPGGSQPQTKALEEETHAKGARNRYLPRISRTSTAPHGWD from the exons ATGGTCCCCCCGGGCTCTAGGGTCTCGCTGCCCTACCTGGGGGTCCCAGCGCTGATCCCCCCCAGCTCAGCAGTCCTGTCCCCACCGACCCCCCCGGCCCGGAGGCTTCTGCCCCCCATTGCCTCAGCAGCCTTCTCCTTGCAGAGAGCAGtggggccagcccagcccccACGACACACCCACCCAATGGCCCAAGGAAGGGACAAGGACACGGGCCACACCCCCGCCATGGCTGACCTGGGGGAGACCCTGCTTGAGG ACTGTGACCTGACGTCCCCAGGAGTGACCCTGACCGACAGCCTCATCGTCACAAGGAACCTGCTGGTGGAGCCGCCGCGCCCAGAGAGCCA ATCCACGGAGCTGCTGTCCCCCTCGACCCTCCGCTTGGACCGAGAGAACATCCACGCTATCGGGAGGCTCCAGAGCCTGCGGGAGATTCACAGCCTCTACCTACAGCAG aaCCAAATTGAGAAGATTGAGAACCTGGACTGCTTTCCCAACCTGCG gtTCCTCTCCCTGGCTGGAAACCGCATCCGCCGAGTGGAGAACCTGCAGCCCCTGCGACAGCTGCGCGTCCTGGACTTGTCCCACAACCAGATACAGACGCTGGACCCAG AGGAGCTGCCCCGCGACCTCCGTCTCCTCGATTTAACGGGAAACGAATGCACCCGCCAGCACGGGTACAG GGAGCTGGTGGTGGGAGCCCTGCcccacctcctgcagctggaCGCCCATCCCATCCCTGGCAGCgtgggtgaggaagaggaggaaggaggctctTCCAGCAGTGAGGATGAAGACGACGAGTTGCTCTCTGAGCCAAGCTGCCCTTTCACTGCAGGCCAAG ATTTCTTTGCGGATCTGCACTGGGAGCTGGCCGGGCGCTCGCGGCAGCGGCGGAGGGAGGCCCTGGAGGAACACCGGACCCGTCTGgaagagctggaggagctgcggGAGCGTCGGGGTTTGCTGCCGCCTCCCGTACGGCTGAGCCCCGGCAGGGACGGAGCCGCCCGCGTCGCAGCCCCAGCATCCAGGAGGTCTCAGCCCCGTCCCCAAGCGAAGCTGGGGACGCAGCTGCCACCGCTGCCAGGACGTGGCAGGCagcacccctgcctgcagccgCAGCGAGCTCCGGGTGGGAGCCAGCCCCAGACCAAGGCTCTGGAGGAGGAAACTCACGCCAAAGGAGCAAGAAATAGGTATTTACCCCGAATATCCCGCACCAGCACGGCACCGCACGGTTGGGATTAA
- the MRPL10 gene encoding large ribosomal subunit protein uL10m: protein MAALSGGGAPWRRGWLPALQLVRRGSKAVTRHWKAMHFQRQKLMAVTEYLAPRPAIPPRCLPPTKETLEEDNGYVRLLRRQVEEVFRDNRMIAVCHYNSMPGEDMVLMRHYLRKHNIEVKFVLNEIARPVLSQSKYKNLLPLFVARNILLVSPEVKVKEMLRVLKGVPQVNLLGACIDDTILSRQGVENFAKLPSLEASQGQTVGALALLPSQTSSLLQRGSAHLTALLDQHIHQLRVGEPGVPTEPSPTQSVGAQ from the exons ATGGCGGCGCTGAGCGGTGGCGGCGCGCCATGGCGGCGGG GCTGGCTGCCCGCCCTGCAGCTCGTCCGCCGCGGCTCCAAAGCCGTCACCCGTCACTGGAAGGCCATGCACTTCCAGCGCCAAAAGCTGATGGCCGTGACCGAGTACCTGGCCCCGCGGCCGGCCATCCCACCGCGCTGCCTGCCCCCCACGAAGGAAACGCTCGAGGAG GACAACGGTTACGTCAGGCTGTTACGGCGGCAGGTGGAGGAGGTGTTCCGGGACAATCGGATGATTGCTGTGTGTCATTACAACTCCATGCCTGGTGAGGACATGGTGTTGATGAGGCACTACCTCCGGAAGCACAACATCGAGGTCAAGTTTGTCCTGAACGAG ATTGCCAGACCCGTGCTATCCCAGTCCAAGTACAAGAATCTCCTCCCTCTCTTTGTGGCGCGCAATATCCTGCTGGTGAGCCCGGAGGTGAAGGTGAAGGAGATGCTGCGGGTGCTGAAGGGAGTGCCGCAGGTCAACCTCCTGG GTGCCTGCATCGACGACACCATCCTGAGCAGGCAGGGAGTGGAGAATTTCGCCAAGCTGCCCTCGCTGGAGGCCTCCCAGGGGCAGACGGTGGGTGCCCTGGCCCTCCTGCCCTCCCAAACAtcctccctgctccagcgtggctcTGCTCACCTCACGGCTCTCCTGGATCAGCACATCCACCAGCTGCGAGTCGGGGAGCCGGGGGTCCCGACCGAGCCCTCCCCCACCCAGAGCGTGGGGGCTCAGTGA